In a genomic window of Microbacterium amylolyticum:
- a CDS encoding regulatory protein RecX: MTQQQGGGERDERLAPVVSLFGGTVPPVPPAPSPSDADWHATWKNLLADDPIDPVAPALEDDVVAERDEETAHAEKRLMRALASRGLSEREARERLRRDGLSNDAVEDVIDRLVRVGAIDDAVLAEQLVYAGVTRKHEGRRAIGQALNKRGIARDVIDAALAELPDDDFERALEYARTKARSLSRYDRDTGLRRLVGQLARRGYGGSMAMTVANQALDEAQGGSSGVRFR; the protein is encoded by the coding sequence GTGACACAGCAACAGGGTGGGGGCGAGCGCGATGAGCGTCTCGCCCCCGTCGTGTCTCTCTTCGGCGGCACCGTTCCGCCCGTTCCTCCTGCTCCGTCACCGAGCGATGCCGATTGGCACGCCACGTGGAAAAACCTTCTGGCAGACGATCCCATCGACCCCGTTGCTCCCGCTCTCGAGGACGATGTCGTTGCCGAACGCGACGAGGAGACCGCACACGCCGAGAAGCGCCTGATGCGGGCGCTGGCCTCGCGGGGGCTGTCAGAGCGCGAAGCACGCGAGCGTTTGCGCCGCGACGGGCTGAGTAACGATGCCGTGGAAGACGTTATCGATCGCTTGGTGCGCGTCGGGGCTATCGATGATGCCGTTCTGGCCGAACAACTCGTGTACGCGGGCGTTACACGCAAACACGAGGGGCGCCGTGCGATCGGCCAAGCCCTGAACAAGCGGGGCATCGCACGCGATGTCATCGATGCCGCTCTTGCGGAACTACCCGACGATGACTTCGAGCGGGCGCTTGAGTACGCACGCACAAAGGCGCGCAGCCTTTCTCGCTATGACCGCGACACCGGGCTGCGTCGCCTCGTCGGCCAACTCGCGCGCCGCGGTTACGGCGGGTCAATGGCTATGACCGTCGCGAATCAGGCGCTCGACGAGGCCCAGGGCGGGTCCTCGGGAGTGCGTTTTCGATAG
- the miaB gene encoding tRNA (N6-isopentenyl adenosine(37)-C2)-methylthiotransferase MiaB translates to MTTPSSTPTIIAPSPAAVDASGRARTYEVRTFGCQMNVHDSERLSGSLESAGYVRADEGADADVVIINTCAVRENAAGKLYGTLGHLKSKKDVRDGMQIAVGGCMAQMDKDTVITKAPWVDVVFGTHNMGSLPQLLERSRHNDEAELEILESLEVFPSTLPTKRDSSYAGWVSISVGCNNTCTFCIVPSLRGKEKDRRPGDILQEIRALVDDGAIEVTLLGQNVNTYGVEFGDRQAFSKLLRACGDIEGLERVRFTSPHPAAFTNDVIDAMAETPNVMPQLHMPLQSGSDKVLKDMRRSYRSKRFLEIIESVRERIPHASITTDIIVGFPGETDEDFNETMRVVEASRFSSAFTFQYSIREGTPAATMENQIPKAVVQERYERLLALQQRITLEENQKQLGRTLEVLVSTGEGKKDAATHRFTGRAEDSRLVHFEVPEGSAVPRPGDVVTVTVTHAAPSHLLADSPDGAPLTIRRTRAGDAWDRSQAESCGVPSSGGATNIGGAVSLGLPILRQEV, encoded by the coding sequence ATGACCACGCCATCCAGCACCCCAACGATCATCGCCCCGTCTCCTGCCGCCGTTGACGCCTCGGGGCGGGCCCGCACGTATGAGGTGCGCACGTTCGGGTGTCAGATGAACGTCCACGATTCCGAACGCCTCTCCGGCTCTCTCGAGAGCGCCGGTTATGTGCGCGCCGACGAGGGCGCGGATGCTGATGTGGTCATCATCAATACCTGCGCTGTTCGCGAGAACGCAGCGGGCAAGCTGTACGGCACGCTCGGTCACCTGAAGTCAAAGAAGGACGTCAGGGACGGCATGCAGATCGCCGTCGGCGGGTGTATGGCGCAGATGGACAAAGACACCGTCATCACCAAGGCGCCATGGGTGGACGTCGTGTTCGGAACCCACAACATGGGGTCGCTTCCGCAATTGCTGGAGCGATCGCGGCATAACGACGAGGCCGAGCTCGAGATTCTCGAGTCGCTCGAGGTGTTCCCATCCACGCTGCCCACCAAGCGCGATTCGTCGTATGCCGGATGGGTGTCGATCTCGGTTGGCTGCAACAACACGTGCACGTTCTGTATCGTTCCGAGCCTGCGTGGCAAAGAAAAGGACCGCCGTCCCGGCGACATCCTCCAGGAGATCCGCGCGCTCGTCGACGATGGCGCGATCGAAGTCACCCTCCTGGGGCAGAACGTCAACACTTACGGCGTCGAGTTCGGCGACCGCCAGGCGTTCAGCAAGCTGTTGCGCGCCTGCGGCGACATCGAAGGGCTGGAGCGCGTGCGGTTCACGAGCCCCCACCCGGCCGCCTTCACGAACGACGTGATCGATGCCATGGCGGAAACTCCCAATGTGATGCCGCAGCTGCACATGCCGTTGCAGTCCGGCAGCGACAAGGTGCTGAAAGACATGCGCCGTTCGTACCGCTCAAAGCGGTTCCTCGAGATCATCGAGAGCGTTCGCGAGCGCATTCCTCACGCGTCGATTACCACCGACATCATCGTCGGCTTCCCCGGCGAAACCGATGAGGACTTCAACGAAACGATGCGAGTCGTCGAAGCTTCTCGCTTTTCGAGTGCCTTCACTTTCCAGTACTCGATCCGCGAAGGAACACCCGCGGCGACGATGGAGAACCAGATTCCCAAGGCCGTTGTTCAGGAACGCTATGAGCGTCTCCTGGCGCTCCAGCAGCGCATCACTCTCGAAGAGAACCAGAAGCAGCTCGGCCGAACGCTTGAGGTGCTCGTGTCAACGGGCGAGGGCAAAAAAGACGCCGCCACGCACAGGTTTACGGGACGTGCGGAAGACAGCCGACTCGTGCACTTCGAGGTGCCAGAAGGGTCCGCTGTTCCGCGTCCCGGCGATGTCGTCACCGTCACCGTCACACACGCGGCTCCGTCGCACCTTCTCGCGGACAGCCCTGACGGTGCTCCGCTCACCATTCGACGAACGCGCGCCGGCGATGCATGGGATCGTTCGCAGGCGGAGTCGTGTGGCGTTCCGTCCTCGGGCGGCGCAACGAACATTGGCGGTGCCGTGAGCCTCGGCCTGCCGATCCTTCGCCAGGAGGTCTGA
- the miaA gene encoding tRNA (adenosine(37)-N6)-dimethylallyltransferase MiaA: MEGGPRLWAVVGATGTGKSDLSLDLAQMLEHRGQAAEIVNADAMQLYRGMDIGTAKLAPAERRGIPHHLFDVLDVTQEAAVAAYQRDARAAIDAIQASGKHAILVGGSGLYVSSAIFDFQFPPRDHALRAALERRLEEEGADALYEELRQQDPATAERVDARNGRRVVRALEVLAQGSSGHGAALPDAPILWHARTKIIGLRMERAELVERLDRRVERMWADGMVAETEALRAAGLERGKTASRAIGYAQALAQLAGEKSPAEAIAETQALTRRYARKQVSWFKRYADVRWLDAGRATAADAL; encoded by the coding sequence GTGGAAGGCGGCCCGCGTCTCTGGGCCGTCGTCGGCGCAACAGGAACAGGGAAGAGCGATCTGTCCCTCGACCTCGCGCAGATGCTTGAGCATCGCGGCCAGGCAGCGGAGATTGTGAACGCCGACGCTATGCAGCTGTATCGCGGCATGGACATCGGCACGGCGAAGCTCGCTCCCGCGGAACGCCGCGGCATCCCTCACCATCTCTTCGACGTGCTCGACGTCACACAGGAGGCGGCAGTCGCCGCGTATCAGCGGGATGCTCGTGCGGCTATCGACGCGATTCAGGCCAGCGGAAAACACGCGATTCTCGTCGGCGGATCAGGCCTCTACGTCTCCAGCGCCATCTTCGACTTTCAGTTTCCTCCGCGCGATCATGCGTTACGTGCCGCTCTGGAACGCCGGCTGGAGGAGGAGGGTGCCGATGCGCTCTACGAAGAGCTCCGCCAGCAGGATCCGGCGACGGCGGAGCGGGTCGACGCACGAAATGGCAGGCGGGTTGTTCGGGCGCTAGAAGTGCTCGCACAGGGCAGCTCCGGCCACGGAGCCGCTCTGCCGGACGCGCCGATATTGTGGCACGCCCGCACGAAAATCATCGGCCTGCGCATGGAACGTGCCGAGCTGGTCGAGCGTCTCGATCGCCGTGTGGAGCGGATGTGGGCCGACGGAATGGTCGCCGAGACCGAGGCGCTGCGCGCGGCTGGTCTGGAGCGCGGGAAGACCGCGAGCCGGGCGATCGGATACGCACAGGCCCTTGCTCAGTTGGCGGGGGAGAAGAGCCCCGCCGAAGCGATTGCCGAAACCCAGGCGCTCACCAGGCGCTATGCGCGAAAGCAAGTCAGCTGGTTCAAGCGATACGCAGACGTTCGCTGGCTCGACGCCGGCCGTGCCACGGCTGCCGACGCACTCTGA
- a CDS encoding ABC transporter substrate-binding protein encodes MRFSSLLRAERITLSSLRGHRAALIVGILATLLPSAGVALLYGREFANDPASAVEWIPAVPSLALNGSIFVVAIAVIVGGADNTSADTIDAAFPVTVEHEFGETVVAEEPQRVVTLGWGDLDNVLALGITPVGFAGTSADDNGSLFPWSAELVTGEEPVYLGSNTEFDLERLAAALGREEAGEKLLSDLDDRFAAVYADHPEFADTTAATVITYDATAYYVFTALDGRGAFVEALGFTPPEATMARHDGESFSVTVSPEEVALFDGDLVMFMTEEPDFDPAEDNALFDRFDAEFLAVTGADRWAISINNPVSITYALDSLVPDIAAALGR; translated from the coding sequence GTGCGGTTCTCCTCTCTTCTCCGCGCCGAGCGGATCACGCTGTCGAGTCTGCGCGGTCACCGCGCCGCGCTGATCGTCGGCATCCTGGCAACGCTGCTCCCGTCCGCCGGAGTTGCGCTCCTCTACGGACGAGAATTCGCGAACGACCCCGCCTCAGCAGTCGAGTGGATTCCGGCCGTTCCCTCGCTGGCTCTCAACGGCTCGATCTTTGTCGTAGCGATCGCCGTGATCGTCGGCGGCGCTGACAACACATCGGCCGACACGATCGATGCCGCCTTCCCCGTCACGGTCGAACACGAGTTCGGCGAAACCGTTGTCGCAGAGGAACCGCAGCGCGTCGTCACCCTCGGATGGGGAGACCTCGACAACGTTCTCGCGCTGGGCATCACTCCCGTGGGATTCGCCGGCACGAGCGCCGATGACAACGGCTCTCTCTTCCCCTGGTCAGCTGAGCTCGTCACGGGCGAAGAGCCCGTGTACCTGGGTTCGAATACCGAGTTCGACCTTGAGCGCCTCGCCGCAGCCCTCGGCAGAGAGGAAGCAGGCGAGAAGCTACTGAGCGACCTCGATGATCGGTTCGCGGCCGTTTATGCCGATCACCCCGAGTTCGCGGACACAACGGCAGCAACAGTGATCACCTACGACGCGACGGCTTACTACGTTTTCACAGCCCTCGATGGGCGCGGTGCCTTCGTTGAAGCGCTCGGATTCACCCCGCCGGAAGCAACCATGGCGCGGCACGACGGCGAATCATTCAGCGTGACCGTCTCGCCGGAAGAGGTCGCACTTTTCGACGGCGACCTCGTCATGTTCATGACAGAAGAACCCGACTTCGACCCCGCTGAGGACAACGCTCTCTTCGACCGCTTCGACGCCGAGTTCCTCGCCGTCACGGGCGCCGATCGCTGGGCGATCTCCATCAACAACCCCGTGTCGATCACCTACGCGCTCGACAGCCTCGTCCCCGATATCGCCGCGGCACTGGGGCGTTAG
- a CDS encoding ATP-binding cassette domain-containing protein, which yields MITAENLTKRFGGHTAFDDISFTAEPGRVTGFLGPNGAGKSTTMRMIMGLDRPTSGRTTVNGRPFTEHTDPLRQAGALLDAQAAHPGRTATDHLRLLAASNALPQRRVPEVMALTGITDVAQRRIGSFSLGMTQRLGIAATMLGDPQVLIFDEPVNGLDPEGVHWVRGFARARAAEGRTVFLSSHLMSEMAQTADHIIVLGKGRVLADAPIRYFLRAADEHVTRVRVSDPSVLTSLIAADGVTITRTAKDTLEVVGVPAHLVARAAALENLELHELTPISASLEEAYLALTGDATEYRSDQAAA from the coding sequence ATGATCACAGCAGAGAACCTCACGAAGCGCTTCGGCGGGCACACCGCCTTCGACGATATCTCCTTCACCGCCGAACCCGGCAGGGTGACGGGATTTCTCGGGCCGAATGGCGCGGGCAAGTCGACAACCATGCGAATGATCATGGGGCTCGATCGTCCGACCTCGGGGCGCACAACCGTGAATGGACGCCCGTTCACGGAGCACACCGATCCGCTCCGACAAGCCGGCGCACTGCTCGATGCACAAGCTGCTCACCCCGGGCGAACCGCGACGGACCACCTGCGTCTACTCGCCGCGAGCAACGCTCTGCCCCAGCGCCGCGTTCCGGAGGTCATGGCGCTGACGGGGATCACGGACGTTGCTCAGCGCCGCATCGGGAGTTTTTCGCTCGGAATGACACAGCGCCTCGGAATCGCCGCAACCATGCTGGGCGATCCGCAGGTCCTCATCTTTGACGAGCCTGTCAACGGGCTCGACCCTGAGGGCGTGCACTGGGTGCGCGGCTTTGCTCGCGCCCGCGCCGCCGAGGGACGCACCGTGTTCCTGTCATCGCACCTCATGAGCGAGATGGCTCAGACGGCTGACCACATCATCGTTCTCGGCAAGGGGCGCGTGCTTGCCGATGCCCCCATCCGGTACTTCTTGCGCGCCGCGGACGAACACGTGACACGTGTGCGCGTGTCCGATCCATCGGTTCTCACGTCCCTGATCGCCGCGGACGGCGTGACCATCACACGAACAGCGAAGGACACCCTCGAGGTCGTTGGCGTTCCCGCGCACCTAGTCGCTCGCGCTGCCGCTCTGGAGAATCTCGAGCTGCACGAACTGACTCCGATCTCCGCCTCACTTGAAGAGGCCTACCTCGCTCTCACCGGCGACGCCACCGAGTACCGTTCCGACCAGGCCGCGGCCTGA
- the dapF gene encoding diaminopimelate epimerase yields the protein MPEIPFTKGHGTGNDFVIIADPAGEIDLGPEQVAALCDRRFGIGGDGLLRVVRSAAIAEGAAVLAEEPAAEWFMDYRNADGSIAEMCGNGVRVFARYLLDTGLAELEPGSTLPIGTRGGVKDVTRSETGFQVDLGQWRTAGIDPLVRAKGLDVARPGMDIDLGNPHVVVALAGDEELDGLDLTVLPKIDPLPENGANVEFVVPAEPLVKDGIGRIRMRVFERGVGETLSCGTGTVAAALAVRSWAGEGAPQNWRVEVPGGTLGVRMFPTQDGEHVALSGPATLVYSGTVTLA from the coding sequence ATGCCCGAGATCCCCTTCACAAAAGGCCACGGAACCGGTAACGACTTCGTGATCATCGCGGATCCCGCCGGTGAGATCGACCTCGGGCCCGAGCAGGTGGCGGCGCTGTGCGATCGGCGGTTCGGTATCGGCGGCGATGGCCTTCTCCGGGTTGTGCGGTCTGCGGCGATTGCCGAGGGTGCGGCCGTTCTGGCGGAGGAGCCTGCAGCGGAGTGGTTTATGGACTACCGCAACGCTGATGGGTCAATTGCCGAGATGTGCGGCAACGGTGTGCGTGTGTTCGCGCGGTATCTGCTGGACACTGGCCTGGCCGAGCTCGAGCCGGGATCGACGCTGCCGATCGGAACGCGCGGCGGCGTGAAGGATGTCACGCGCAGCGAAACGGGCTTCCAGGTGGATCTTGGCCAGTGGCGCACCGCGGGTATCGACCCGCTCGTCCGGGCGAAGGGTCTCGATGTCGCTCGCCCCGGCATGGACATCGACCTCGGCAACCCCCACGTCGTTGTCGCGCTCGCGGGTGACGAAGAACTGGACGGGCTCGACCTCACAGTCTTGCCCAAGATCGACCCTCTGCCGGAGAACGGCGCCAACGTTGAGTTCGTCGTGCCGGCCGAGCCTCTCGTGAAGGACGGCATCGGCCGCATTCGCATGCGCGTGTTTGAGCGCGGCGTCGGCGAGACGCTCTCGTGCGGAACGGGAACCGTTGCGGCGGCGCTCGCGGTTCGCAGCTGGGCGGGCGAGGGCGCGCCGCAGAACTGGCGGGTAGAGGTGCCGGGCGGCACCCTCGGCGTGCGCATGTTCCCGACCCAGGACGGCGAGCACGTTGCGCTGTCCGGACCGGCCACGCTCGTCTACTCCGGTACTGTCACGCTCGCTTAG
- a CDS encoding LysR family transcriptional regulator ArgP yields MAETVAAIVDEGSFDGAARRLRISPSAVSQRLRALETQIGSVLVVRSRPTRATEAGAVVVRLARQYAVIGHEASVALGHEQRDAMHVPIAVNADSLATWLLPALERVTRDHEVTFELLREDEDRTAALLDSGSALAAITSESRPIAGCSVTPLGSTEYMAVATPAYITKWLPEGVGADVLRRAPLIDFDRSDDIQSDWLRAHGVDPIVPPRHYVPASEDYAAAVRLGMGWGMLPPAQAAASIEAGTLRTLGHPDLTEPLFWQQWNIASPVLTAIRASVVGAARAALDQSRD; encoded by the coding sequence TTGGCGGAAACCGTCGCCGCAATCGTTGACGAAGGGTCCTTCGATGGCGCCGCCCGGCGTCTGCGCATCTCCCCCTCGGCGGTGAGCCAGCGACTGCGTGCCCTCGAAACCCAAATCGGTAGTGTGCTCGTCGTCCGATCACGCCCCACGCGCGCCACCGAAGCCGGAGCCGTCGTCGTGCGCCTCGCCCGACAATACGCCGTGATCGGACACGAGGCATCCGTCGCCCTCGGCCACGAACAGCGCGATGCCATGCACGTGCCGATCGCCGTCAACGCCGATTCCCTTGCCACCTGGCTTCTGCCAGCGCTCGAGCGCGTTACCCGCGACCACGAGGTGACCTTCGAACTGCTGCGCGAAGACGAGGACCGCACCGCCGCCCTTCTTGACTCGGGCTCCGCGCTTGCCGCCATCACCTCCGAGAGCCGTCCGATCGCCGGCTGCTCCGTGACCCCTCTTGGTTCGACGGAGTACATGGCGGTGGCCACGCCCGCGTACATCACCAAGTGGTTGCCGGAGGGTGTGGGCGCCGACGTTCTCCGCCGCGCACCGCTGATCGATTTCGACCGCTCGGACGACATCCAATCCGACTGGTTGCGCGCACACGGCGTTGACCCGATCGTGCCGCCACGCCACTACGTTCCGGCTTCGGAAGACTACGCCGCGGCCGTACGTCTCGGCATGGGATGGGGCATGCTCCCGCCTGCCCAGGCCGCTGCATCAATCGAGGCCGGCACGCTCCGCACGCTGGGGCACCCCGATCTCACCGAGCCCCTGTTCTGGCAGCAATGGAACATCGCCTCGCCGGTTCTGACCGCCATTCGCGCGAGCGTTGTCGGCGCAGCCCGCGCCGCCCTCGACCAAAGCCGAGACTAA
- a CDS encoding LysE/ArgO family amino acid transporter, whose amino-acid sequence MLTALFSGLVLCLTIIVAPGAQNVFLLREGIRHAHEGRRHALTLAAVCFVSDVVLISASVAGFGVIVESVPWLFDVAKWGGVAFLACYGLMAAWRAFRPSGATLTAPAEPAPEPGESLRTGAVATATLTRVVPAVQSALLPAVLTCLAITFLNPHTYVDTVLLLGSVSTHYGEAASMFAVGAITGSAIWFAFITFAARYAARWLRSPRSWQILDGIIAVGMMALAAGIAFA is encoded by the coding sequence ATGCTCACCGCTCTGTTCTCCGGCCTCGTGCTGTGCCTCACGATCATCGTCGCGCCGGGCGCTCAGAACGTGTTCCTTCTTCGCGAGGGCATTCGGCACGCGCACGAGGGGCGCCGGCACGCGCTCACCCTCGCCGCCGTGTGCTTCGTCAGCGACGTCGTCCTCATCTCCGCGAGTGTTGCGGGATTCGGAGTGATCGTTGAGAGCGTTCCGTGGCTGTTCGACGTTGCCAAATGGGGCGGCGTCGCGTTCCTCGCCTGCTACGGCCTCATGGCCGCGTGGCGCGCCTTCCGCCCCAGCGGAGCAACTCTCACAGCGCCCGCCGAGCCGGCTCCGGAGCCCGGGGAGAGCCTGCGCACGGGAGCCGTGGCAACAGCTACTCTCACGCGGGTCGTTCCGGCGGTGCAGAGCGCGCTGCTCCCCGCCGTTCTGACCTGCCTGGCGATCACGTTCCTCAACCCGCACACGTACGTCGACACGGTTCTGCTGCTTGGGTCGGTGTCGACCCACTACGGAGAAGCCGCGAGCATGTTCGCCGTTGGTGCGATCACCGGATCCGCGATCTGGTTCGCGTTTATCACCTTCGCTGCGCGCTACGCGGCGCGCTGGCTGCGCTCGCCACGGTCGTGGCAGATTCTCGATGGCATCATCGCCGTCGGCATGATGGCGCTCGCCGCGGGTATTGCCTTCGCCTGA
- a CDS encoding class I SAM-dependent methyltransferase, with protein MGDHYFSAEPSSQEQLRRLAVTLADRDVDVTTAGGVFSPDRLDKGTDVLLANTPEAPAGGDFLDIGCGWGPIALSMAIQAPRARVWALDVNERALDLVRRNAADLGLENVHAVTADQIPSDVVFRTIRSNPPIRIGKPALHELLETWIPRLDRHSDGYFVVQKNLGSDSLQRWMDATFADGYSTRRHATAKGFRVLKVRHHGDPPTGPLDQI; from the coding sequence ATGGGGGATCACTATTTCAGTGCCGAGCCCTCGAGTCAGGAACAGCTCCGGCGCCTCGCTGTGACCCTCGCGGATCGCGATGTTGACGTCACAACAGCGGGTGGTGTGTTTAGCCCCGATCGACTCGACAAGGGCACGGACGTACTGCTGGCAAATACGCCAGAGGCGCCGGCTGGCGGGGACTTCCTCGACATCGGGTGCGGCTGGGGACCAATCGCGCTGTCGATGGCGATTCAGGCGCCGCGAGCGCGAGTCTGGGCGCTCGACGTCAATGAGCGCGCCCTCGACCTGGTGCGGCGCAACGCCGCCGATCTCGGCCTCGAGAACGTCCATGCCGTGACAGCCGATCAGATCCCCTCAGATGTCGTCTTTCGCACGATTCGCTCGAATCCCCCGATCCGCATCGGCAAGCCCGCGCTCCACGAGCTTCTCGAAACGTGGATCCCTCGTCTCGACCGCCACAGCGACGGCTACTTCGTCGTGCAGAAGAACCTCGGCAGCGATTCGCTTCAGCGCTGGATGGACGCAACGTTCGCCGATGGTTACTCGACCAGGCGCCACGCCACGGCCAAGGGCTTCCGCGTTCTGAAGGTGCGCCATCACGGCGATCCCCCCACCGGTCCTCTCGACCAGATCTGA
- the hflX gene encoding GTPase HflX, producing MGVMNRLHPGVSRYPEGLSTPYERRIPIDTIDTTVPSGPAEHGDDAVERVLAREQRRSSARIFGDAQALQDNSTAHSDDRDGDQLDREERRALRRVVGLSTELEDVTEVEYRQVRMENVVLVGVYSGHSLVDAENSLRELSALAETAGSVVLDGMLQRRAHPDPATYVGRGKAEELKAIVEAEGADTVIADTELAPSQRRALEDVIKVKVIDRTAVILDIFAQHAKTREGKAQVELAQLEYLLPRLRGWGDSMSRQAGGQVGAGGAGMGSRGPGETKIELDRRRIRTRMAVLRRQIRDFAPAREAKRAERNRNTVPSVAIAGYTNAGKSSLLNRLTHAGVLVENALFATLDATVRRTETSDGRIFTLADTVGFVRNLPHQLVEAFRSTLEEVGGSDVIVHVVDGSHPDPAGQLATVREVLADVGARDVREIVVFNKVDLIDDSERLVLRGLVPDAVFVSSHTGEGIDELRSVVEAALPVPDVEVRVLVPYERGDLISQIHETGQFLEQSHEERGTLVRARVGEKLASELAPFAA from the coding sequence ATGGGTGTGATGAACCGCCTGCACCCGGGCGTTTCGCGGTATCCTGAAGGGCTAAGCACCCCTTATGAGAGGCGAATTCCGATCGACACCATCGATACGACCGTTCCGTCCGGCCCCGCGGAGCATGGCGATGACGCCGTTGAACGCGTTCTCGCACGCGAGCAGCGACGCTCATCAGCCCGGATCTTCGGCGACGCACAGGCACTTCAAGACAACAGCACCGCCCACTCGGACGACAGAGACGGCGATCAGCTCGATCGTGAGGAACGGCGCGCTCTTCGCCGCGTTGTCGGTCTGTCAACGGAGCTCGAAGATGTCACCGAGGTGGAATACCGCCAGGTGCGCATGGAGAACGTGGTTCTCGTTGGCGTGTACTCGGGGCATTCCCTCGTCGACGCCGAGAACTCTCTGCGCGAGCTGTCTGCTCTGGCCGAAACCGCCGGATCCGTTGTGCTCGATGGCATGCTCCAGCGACGTGCGCACCCCGACCCGGCAACCTACGTCGGACGCGGCAAGGCGGAAGAACTCAAAGCGATCGTCGAGGCGGAAGGCGCTGACACCGTTATCGCCGACACCGAGCTGGCGCCGAGCCAACGCCGTGCGTTGGAAGATGTCATCAAGGTCAAGGTGATCGACCGAACGGCCGTCATCCTCGACATCTTCGCCCAGCACGCTAAAACCCGCGAGGGCAAGGCGCAGGTCGAGCTCGCACAGCTCGAGTACCTCCTGCCGCGCCTGCGCGGTTGGGGTGACTCGATGAGCCGCCAGGCTGGTGGTCAGGTGGGTGCCGGAGGCGCCGGTATGGGCTCGCGCGGTCCCGGTGAGACGAAGATCGAGCTCGATCGCCGTCGTATCCGCACACGCATGGCTGTTCTGCGGCGCCAGATTCGCGACTTCGCACCGGCCCGAGAGGCCAAGCGTGCCGAGCGGAACCGCAACACGGTTCCGTCCGTTGCGATCGCTGGATACACCAACGCCGGAAAATCCAGTCTGCTCAACCGGCTCACACACGCTGGAGTTCTCGTTGAGAACGCCCTGTTCGCCACGCTTGATGCGACGGTTCGGCGAACGGAAACGTCCGACGGTCGCATCTTCACGCTGGCGGACACCGTTGGATTCGTGCGCAACCTGCCGCATCAGCTTGTTGAGGCATTCCGTTCGACGCTCGAGGAGGTCGGTGGCTCCGACGTCATCGTCCACGTTGTCGATGGAAGTCACCCAGACCCGGCTGGTCAGCTGGCGACGGTGCGCGAGGTCCTTGCCGACGTTGGCGCACGAGACGTCCGCGAGATCGTCGTTTTCAACAAGGTCGATCTCATCGACGATTCCGAGCGGCTCGTGCTGCGCGGCCTTGTTCCGGATGCTGTTTTCGTCTCATCGCACACGGGCGAGGGGATCGACGAGCTGCGTTCCGTCGTCGAAGCGGCGCTTCCCGTTCCGGACGTCGAGGTGAGGGTGCTGGTTCCGTATGAGCGAGGCGACCTCATTTCGCAGATCCACGAGACGGGGCAGTTCCTCGAGCAATCCCACGAAGAGCGCGGAACACTCGTTCGCGCCAGAGTGGGCGAGAAGCTGGCCAGCGAACTCGCTCCGTTCGCGGCGTAA